GATATCGAGATTTCCATCCCGGGGCTCGATATGCCCATAGCCGCGAAAATCATCTGGCGCAGGAATGGGCAGGCAGGCGTCCGCCTCAACTGGCCCTTCGATCCGGCACCGGTCCTGACACCCGAAGCGGTCACGGCGATGCTGGACCGCGAGCAGGAAAATCGATCCGCCGCAAAACAGCCGGACAAGCCCAGAAAGCGCATCAGTGCCTTCGGGGCGTGAGCTGATTTTTTGACGATGTTCAAGGCCTCTTCCTGAATTACCGGATACCTGGTGTTTGCAAGTTCCCGCGCGATACATATATCGGAGGGAATATCGAACTCTCGCAGGGCCTTTCAGCGTGCTATCAAAAATCCGCAGCATCCTTCCAAAACGTTTCCGCAATGACAAGCCGGTCATTCCCGTCGTCCGCCTGCAGGGCGCGATCGGGATGCAAAGCCCAATGCGGTCGGGTTTGTCACTGGCGTCGGCGGCCCTGCCGCTCGAAAAGGCTTTCTCCATCAAGAAGGCCCCGGCGGTCGCCCTGATCATCAACTCGCCCGGTGGTTCGCCGGTTCAATCTCGTCTGATCTTCAAACGCATCCGGGACCTCGCCGAGGAAAACGAAAAGGAAGTTCTGGTCTTCGTGGAAGATGTCGCCGCGAGCGGCGGCTACATGATCGCCGTCGCCGGTGACGAGGTTTTTGTCGATCCGTCTTCCATCGTCGGCTCGATAGGCGTGGTCGCAGCCGGCTTCGGGTTCACGGAACTCATCAAGAAGATCGGCGTGGACCGCCGGGTCTACACCGCCGGGGAAAAGAAGGTGACCCTCGATCCTTTCCAGCCGGAAGTGCCCGATGACATTGCCTATCTCAAGGGCCTGCAGCTCGAATTGCACGAGACCTTCATTGATCTTGTGAAATCGCGCCGCGGGGATGTGCTGAGCAAAGATCCTGACCTCTTCACGGGCAAGTTCTGGACGGGGCGCACGGCTGTCGAACTCGGTCT
This region of uncultured Roseibium sp. genomic DNA includes:
- a CDS encoding S49 family peptidase; its protein translation is MLSKIRSILPKRFRNDKPVIPVVRLQGAIGMQSPMRSGLSLASAALPLEKAFSIKKAPAVALIINSPGGSPVQSRLIFKRIRDLAEENEKEVLVFVEDVAASGGYMIAVAGDEVFVDPSSIVGSIGVVAAGFGFTELIKKIGVDRRVYTAGEKKVTLDPFQPEVPDDIAYLKGLQLELHETFIDLVKSRRGDVLSKDPDLFTGKFWTGRTAVELGLVDAIGDLRGVLKDRFGEKVEPKLISAPRGLFGRRAAAGIGLKGQRLTEGLGEDLISAVEERALWMRYGL